AGCTCGGCAGCCAGGTGCTTCAGGGCATTTCCTTTGGAGGATTCGGGGTGCATAAGATCAACGAAGAACTCTCCGCTGCGCAGAATATTGTACTGCTCTCCCCACGTAGCCCACTCCCGCTGCGCTTCATCCAGAATATCGGACTGCGTGAACACAGTGAATTTCACAATCGGTTCGCGGAAATCTTCCCAGGCGGGAAGAGATGCAGGCATAATGCGGAAATGCTCATACATAAAGTGGGCTTCTTTGGTCAGGTTCTCCACATTGTCCACATACATCTCAAACGCAGTGTTCACATCAAAATGGATATCACGCTCGCGGCAATAGGCGATATACGGGTCCAGCCCTCTGGCGTCCAGCCCGTACTGGTGCAGCACCTTACGGTCCTTGACACTCACCGTAGCCGCCCCGTTATGGCCCAGCACATACCCCGACAAGCCCATCTCCTCCATAAAAGGAATCGAATTCTGCGGACTGCGTCCTGTGCAGAGGACAATCTGCCCGCCCTGACGCGTAACCTCTGCAATCGCCGCTTTGTTCTCTTCACTGAGCTGATGATCATCATTCAGCAGTGTTCCGTCTACATCCAGTGCAATCAGTTTGTATTTCATACCCCATCATCCTATCTCTGTATAGTCTACCTCTATTCCCCAGCCCCGCCGCCGCGCAGCAGCTCCAGCTCGCGGGCCGTGAGCTCCCGGCAGGCTCCCTCGGACAGCGTCTCGTCCAGCTTCAGCTCGCCCATTGACACCCGTTTCAGAAACACTACCTTCTTCCCGACAGCCACGAACATCCGCTTCACCTGATGGAATTTGCCTTCCGTAATGGTGAGTGAGATATACGACAGCACGCGGCTGCCCCGTTCTCTGCTCAGAATGCTAAGCTGCGCGGGCAGGGTCACATAACCATCCTCAAGCGTAACTCCCTCGGCAAAAGCAGCCACATCCGCTGCATCGACCTCCCCTTCTACGGTGGCCTCGTAAGTTTTGGGGACATGCTTGCGCGGGGACAGCAGCTCATGTGCGAGCTTGCCGTCATTCGTGAGCAGCAGCAGACCCACGGTATCCTTATCCAGCCGCCCGACCGGGAACGGCTCGAACAGCGCATGCTCCTGCTTCAGCAGATCCAGAACCGTACGGTCCCGTTTGTCTTCGGTGGCGGATAATACGCCCGGCGGTTTATTCATCATCAGATAGATGAATTCCCTGTAGAGGACCGGCTCCCCGCCAACCTCTATGCGGTCCTGCTCCGGGTCTACATGGAACCCGCTGTCTTTGACTACTGCTCCATTTACTGTGATCAGACCCTGCTTGGCCTGCTTGCGGATATCGCTGCGTGAGCCGATCCCCATGTGGGACAGCACCTTGTCAATCCGTTGCTTCTTATTCGCAGTTCCTCCTGTAGCCATACTCTAAGTCCACCTCCAGCCTGCGGGATATTCGTTCTTCAGTAGTCCGTCCTGCCATTTGCCCCAGCCCACGCTGAAGCCGTCGATGCAGACGAGGGTATAGCCTTTGTAAGCATGTCCTTCCTTAATCGACAGGCGCCCTGCGGGGATCGACAAGGTCTCCCCCTTCAGGTAGGATACCGCTTCCCCGCTGGCGCTGGATAGCGATACCCAGCGGCTGCATTCCTCAGGACGCAATGCTGTTGCGAGCGGATGACCGGGAACGAATCTGCCGCTCTTGATCTGTCCCGCATACCAGCCCGGCCGAACCGTCTTCAGACCGTCCAGCGCTTCACGCGGCAACGGGGAAATATATAGATGGTCGCCGAACCATATCGCATGTCCGGGCGGCTGTGCCCCCAGCAGCTCTTCAATAAAGTCCGCATAGACCGCGAACGCTACCGCTTCCCCGCCAGTTCGCTGTGACTGCGGACCTGGACCCGTTCCGGCTCTACCAGAGCCAGAGCCGGAGCCGTGTCCAGATCCGCGTCCTCCCTTGCCGCCCCGGCCGTGATCTGCCTTACCGGGAACTGCCTTACTATGAAAGTCTGTTTTGCCAGCCTTGCTCCGGGGGGCAGTGGACAGGCTTCTCTCTCTCATGTCATTTCGTGCTTTTACATTCTCAGCCTGACTCTCCGCTCCGTCACTTCCATCATGGCGTAATACCGCCATGAAATGCCCTTCCCCCTTGACCTTATGCGGCCACAGCCGCGCCGCACCCGGCAATCGGCCGAGTCCGGCAGCGAACGGACCGGTTCCGCCTACGGGAACCAGCGAGAACTGCGGATGCCCGGACAGGAACCCGGCAATCATCTCCTCGTTCTCCTCCGGAGCGAACGTGCAGGTGGAGTACACCATGGTACCGCCGGGCTTCAGCGCTGAAGCTGCAGCCCGCAGAATCTCCCGCTGCATCTCCGCATATTTGTCCGGGGTTCCCGGCTCCCACTGTCTGACCATATCCTCGTCCTTGCGGAACATGCCTTCACCCGAACACGGCGCGTCGATCAGAATCCGGTCGAAGAACCCCGGGAAGGCCGCCGCAATCCGCTCCGGGCGCTCATTCAGGACAATGCCGTTACGCACGCCGTACAGCTCCAGATTCTTGGCGAGCGCCTTCGTCCGTTCAGGATGCAGGTCATTCGAGACCAGCAGGCCTTCGCCCTGCAGCTTGGCAGCAATCTGGGTAGACTTGCCGCCCGGGGCTGCGCACAGATCGAGCACCCGGTCCCCCGGCTGAACGTCCAGCAGTTCAACCGGGGCCATGGCACTCGGCTCCTGAATATAGTACAGCCCCGCATGATAATAGGGGTGCTTTCCGGGTCTGGCTCCCTCTCCGGTATAGAAGCCCGAAGGACACCAGGGAATCGGCTCCAGTGTGAAGGGGGAACGCTCCCGCAGCCCGTCCACCGCTATTTTCAGTGTATTGGCACGGATTCCCCCGTAGGGTGACTGCTGATAGGTATCTATAAATTGCTCATATTCCGGTCCCAGCAGCTCTTTCATACGCTGCGCGAAAGCTCCGGGCAGTTGTGCCGTCATGATGCCTTCCTCCCGCTCAAATAATCAGGAACACCCCTGCGGGTGCTCCTGTTGTACCTTACTATGGTCAAGCGCCATCCGGGCTGTGCCTGGGTCTGTCCGGCCGCTGCGGCCCGCGCCGCTGGGGCAGCACAGGCGGAGTAGACTCAGCCGCCAGCCTGACCTCTTCCTCCAGCACGGGGTCTACGATGCGTATTGTGAGATCATAATATTCAAAGGGCTGGTCACCGTAAGCTTCCAGGAGGGCAACATACTCCCCAGCTTCCCGGACCAGCTTCGCCAGATCAACACCCAGCGTCACTGCCGGATATCTGCCCAGTACTTCATGGGACTGTTTCAGCAGAATCAGGCTGCCGCGCACATTGGCATTACGGAAATGGTACAGCCCTACTGCCACCTGCAGCAGAGCTTTGTATAATGGATCACGCTGCTTTTCCAGCCATAATTCCTCTAGCACCTCATGACATTCGAAATAATCCCTGTCCCGGTTGAAGTAGATGAGGTAGGCCAGATACAGCGGCTCATAAGCCATCCGGCTCGCTGCCCTTCTTGGCCTTCGAGAGCAGCTCGCGCACATGGTCCAGCAGTTCCTTCATTGCATCCATATCCTGAGCCTGCCAGATCGCATTGAACCGTTCCTGGCTCTCAATCGCTTCATTCACAAGATGATAGAAATACAGCTGATGAATCGCCTTCAGCAGTTGGGTCGTCATGTTCGAGTTCTCCTCGAAGGTCTTCTGGGCCTCCAGAATCTCTTCCCGGATACTCGACATCTCGCTGTCCAGAATGGATGCCGCTTCTGCTGCCGTCTTCAGGCGCACCCGCATTTCATCGGGCAGGCTCTCCCGGTATTTATAATTCAGCGAATGCTCAATGGTTGCCCAGAAGTTCATCGCCAGTGTACGGATTTGAATTTCAGCCAGTACAATCTTTTGACCCAGCGCAGTCTGTACCGGATACCGGATGATCATATGGAAGCTGCGGTAGCCGCTCTCCTTATAATTGGTAATGTAGTCCTTCTCATATAGTACTTCAAGGTCCTTGCGGGCACGGATGTATTCCGCCACTCTGCGGATATCCTCCACGAACTGGCACATAATGCGAATGCCGGCGATATCCTCAATACCCGTTTCCAGATCCTCCATTTTGACATTTAACCGTTTGGCCTTCTCAAGTATGCTAGACAGCCGCTTCACACGGCCGGTAACGAATTCAATCGGAGTGTATTCTTCCCTTTTCTTGAGTTCAGAGCGCATCGTCTTGAATTTAACCTTCAATTCCTCCACCGTTTGTTCATAAGGAAGCAGAAAAGTTCCCCAGTCCCTGACGTCCATCGCCTTGTCCTCCTGTCCATTCATCCTTCAGTGATGATCAGCGCCTACCGCATCAAGGAGCCTCTGATAGCCATCCCGCCGCAGCAGCTGCCGTAGTCCGGCATGCACTCTGCGGTTAACCTCCGGCCCTTCATAGATGAGTGCTGTATAAATTTCGACCAGACTGGCGCCTGCCCGTATTTTATCGTAAGCATCCTGGGCTGTAAAAATCCCGCCCGACCCGATAATCGGCAGCTTGCCGCCAGTCTGGGTATAGATTCTGCGGATAATCTCTGTAGAACGTTCACTCAGCGGCTGGCCGCTCAGCCCGCCTGTCTCACTGGCTTTGTCGCTCTGCAGCCCTTCACGGGAGAGTGTCGTATTGGTGGCAATGATGCCGTCCATTCCGGCTTCCGTGATGGTATGTACCATATATTCCAGCTCAGCGTCACTGACATCGGGAGCAATCTTGACCAGAAGCCCTTTTGTGAAGCCAGTCTTCGCCCGCTGCAGCTCCATTTCTTCCTTAACCTCGCTAAGCAGGTTCGAGAGCTCGCTGCCATGCTGAAGACTCCGGAGATCCGGGGTATTCGGCGAGCTGATATTGACCACAAAAAAATCACCGTACGGATACAGCGTACGGATACACTTGCGGTAATCCTCATGCGCCAATTCATTCGGGGTGGCCTTGTTGCGTCCGATATTGACCGCCACCGGAATTCTGCGCTTCTTCAGCTTCTTGAGACGTTCAGCCATAGCCTCCGCGCCTTCATTATTGAAGCCCATCCGGTTAATAAGCGCTTTGTCGGGCAGCAGCCGGAACAGCCGGGGGCTGTCATTGCCGGGCTGGCCTACCGGAGTTACCGTGCCTACCTCCATGAATCCGAAGCCGATCGAAGAGAAACCTCCTACCGCTTCCGCATTCTTATCCAGTCCTGCCGCTAAGCCCACTGGGGTTGGGAAATGTACCCCGAACAGATCCATTGCAAGATCAGCAGTCTCAGGAACCCCGTACATTAGCCGCATGGCTGCGCTCCCGCCGGGAACCAGATCTGCTTTATTCAGTCCGCCGATGACGAGATGATGCGCCGTCTCCGGGTCCATTTTAAAGAAAATAGGTTTACCAAAATGTCGATACAGCACCGTTCTCGCTCCTTCAAGGGAACCACAATTGACATAACGACTCCCGTATCTATAGGTTTCTTCTTAATTTTATCCGTTTCCGGGGGAAAAGAAAAGTTTTTTGCCGCAGCGATTGTCCCCGCCCTGCCGCACTTCCCCCACACCGCCGCTACTTCTCACACAGATTCCCCGGAATTTCGCTTTTGGATCTGCTTGCCATGGCAGCCTCACTCCTGTTTCTGTGTTCTTCACGCTCCAGCATGAAACCTTCCTTATGATACTCCAGCCGGTATTCGCTGTATAGACTAAGGCTTAGGTGATCTAGTCCCTGCCGCAAGAGATTGCAGCTAGACTTGTCTTTTCATCCAGACTAGAATAGAAGAGCGGGCACAAGTTTCATGCACCGCCGCCAAGCCTCACATGTAAGGGTTATCACAGACTAAGAGAGAAAGAAGGGTGACCTAATGTCAACCAAACGTAAGCCTCCTACACTCCAGCAGAAAAAAGAAGAAGTGAACCGCAAAGCCATTCTGTGGATCAGCGCCAGCCTCGTACTGCTGATTGCGCTTATCGCCGTTTTATTTGTCTTTCTCGGGAATTAGTTCAGCCAATGGTACACTTTATGGGGGTTGGTCTGATTACGGGGCGAATCCGAAGGGAAACGTTCCTCCGGTACGACCAGCTCCTCAGGCAGAACCCCTTGACTGATCTGAACCTTCGTGCCCATCGGCACCATCGCGAACAGCTCCTCCACATCCTTCCGGTTCATCCGGATACACCCCAGCGACTCATCCTTGCCGATGCTACCCGGCTCATTCGTCCCGTGAATTGCATAATTACTGTCCGAGAGCTGCATGCCGCGGCTGCCGAATTCCCCGTTATCGCGCCCGTTCGGGTTCACGACCTTATCCTTAATGAAGAACTCTCCTTCAGGTGTCTTATCTCCGCCGAGCCCCACAGGATAATTCCGCACAATCACATTGCCGCTGGTGACCGCCAGACGGTAGCTTTGCTTATCTACAATAATAGTAAGGTGTTCTTTGAAAAAGAGCTTCTCCCCCGGCCCCGCCGCCGGACGTCCTCCGCCTGTCTGCTCTTGTCCCGGAGTACCTGCCTCTTGGCCGGACAGCTGCGGAGATGCAGAGAGCAGCGGCGCCTCTCCCCGTGCGGCACTGCGCAGCGGTGCGAAGGCTTCCTTCATCAGAGGGGTGATGCCGCCCAGCACGTTCGCCGGGAACGGCCTCACTAATTCCTGTACCGCTTCGGGATAAGCCCCTTTGATGTTCTTGTACGCATGCAGCGCACTCCATAGCACAGCGAGCTCCTCCTGCTGCTTCTGCCAGACCAGCCCCTGCTGTTTAAGCTCCGCCGGACCCGGCGGCTGGCAAGCGCACGCTGCCTGATTATAAGACTGATAGACTATGCGCCCTTCTCCGCTCTTGGCAAGGGTAGCCTCCAGCGGCAGCCCTTTCTTCCACAGCAGCCATTTGCCCGAGCGCTTCATACCGAGCAGTGCGGTGGCGGAAGGCGTCTTCGCCGACTTCAGGATGGCTGCCAGGCCCCCTCCCCCCGCAGCAGCATCCGACGCTACCGCCATGAAATCCAGACTTATCGGTTCTTGCGGACTTACCTGCGGCTCTTCGGCGGTCTCCGGCAGCACGGCTGAGATATTCGCGGCCGGAGCAGCTCTGCCCGCACTGCCTTGCTGAATTCCCGGTGCAACGGCAGCCGGAATAAGCAGTAACAACATCAGCATTAGAGCCAGGAGAACCCTGCGCTTCCTGAGCCTCGCAGTCTGCCGTTCCCGGGCCGATTCCAGCAGCCCTTCCTCGTACTGCTGCAGCATTTCCGCCGGCACCTTGCTGCGTTCAAAAGCTTCATATACTTCCCCGGCCTGATTAAAGCAGTAATTCGCCTTTCCATACTGGCCATTCTTATAGTATTCCTTACCAAGCAAGTACCATGCCATCTTATTGTCTGAATGCATCTGTACATAGGCTTTTAGATGCTGAGCATTCTTCATGTTGGCCTCCACTATTGGTGGTATGGTTATGTATGCGTATGTATCTTCTATTTTATATCGGCAGGGAATGCAAAAAAAGACACCCCAAGCCGCATTTATCGCGGACCGGAGATGTCTTTATGTAGAAGGCAGAAGCTTAGCCTTCTTTGTTGAAAGGTGCATCTGCAATCTTAATGGAATCTGTAGGGCATCCGTCAGCTGAATCCTGCAGGTCATCGAACAAGTCGTCCGGAATCACTACATTACCGTGGTTGCCGTCGTTCTCATAGATCACTTCTGCCAAACCTTCATCATCGTAATCAAAAATATCAGGGGCCGTCGCGCCACAAGCACCACAAGCGATGCATGTGTCCTTTTCGACCCAAGTGTACTTAGCCATTTTTTCTCTGCCTCCCGCTTAACTATACAGCCTGCAGTCGCAGCCTGTTATTTTTCTCATATTAATATAAATAGGATACAATTTCAATGAATTTTCAATGTGTTGACATTATTGCCTCATTCTTTGCGGTCCCCCAGGGCGGCTGATGACGGACCTTAACTCAGTCTATATCCTTGTCTGCGCCGTCCAGATTATCCTTCTGCAGCGAGGTCCCCCGCTCCTTATGGTTACGCAGACGCGCCGAGTGGCTGTCGCTCAGCATCCCTGCGGTCAGCACTGCATTCTCGCCGAATTTATTGCGCAGCATATCCATCGCTTTATTGAGCGACTCCTTCTTCGGCTGCCGTTCGTAGTCGAACAGGTCCAACTGAATGGCCGACTCCTCTTTGGGTATCAGCCCCTGGAGCGTTACCCCCAGCAGCCGCACGGGCTTGTCACCCTTCCAGTGGCGTGCGAACTGGTCACATGCCACCTTGTAGATATCCTCGGCGCTCTCCGTGGGAGCCTCAAGCTGACGGGAGCGGGTAATCGTCTTCATATCCGGCGTGCGGATCGTCAGCTGTACCCCCGCTGCAACCAGCCCCTGCTTCCTCAGTCTCCGCGCGACCTGATCGCTTAGGTTCAGCAGAATCGGGCGCGCCTCAGCCAGACCTACTACATCATGCGGCAGCGTGGTTGTATGGCCGATGGATTTGCTCTGCTCACGCTCAGGATTCACGATCCCGTGATCAATCCCGTTCCCCGCCCGCTTCAGCCAGGCGCCCATGACGCCGAAATGGCCGACCAGCATCGCCTCGTCCGCAGCCGCCAGCTGTCCGATGCTGTAGATTCCCAGCTTGCGCAGCTTCTCGGCCGTCTTGCCGCCAATCCCGAACATCTCATTGCACGGCTTGTCCCACAGCACGGAAGGCACATCACGCAGCCGCAGCACCGAGATGCCGCTGGGCTTCTTCAGATCAGAAGCGATCTTCGCCAGCAGCTTGTTGGGGGCAATCCCGATGGAGCACGGCAGACCCAGCTCCTCCATAATCCGCCGCTGCAGCGCCTCGGCAATCTCCGGCGGCGTTCCGAATTGCCGGGAGCCTGTGATATCCAGATAACACTCGTCTATCGAGACCGCTTCGAGCAGGGGAGTATAGCTGTAGGCAATTTGCATAAATGCATTCGAGTACTTGCGGTATAGATGGAAATCCGGCTTAATAAGCATTAAAGACGGACAAATCCGCAGCGCCTTCTGCACCTGCATGCCGGTGGAGATGCCCAGCCTGCGAGCGGCGTAGGAGCAAGTGACGATAATTCCCCTTCTAGCCTCCACGCTGCCCGCCACCGCTGTCGCCTTTCCTTTATATTGCTCCGGATCTTCCGCCTCATGCACAGAGCAGTAAAAGGCATTCATGTCCACATGCAGAATAACCCTGCCGCTTGCCGGATAATACTGATCCACACTCTGCATGGTATCCACCTTCTTATCTTCGGGGTTCCATTGTTATTGTCAGCATACCTCTACCCCGGCGGGAGGTCAACTTGCCAGTGAGCAGGTTGTGACGGCGCGGTGAAAAGTTCTTTGTTACTTTCCCGCGTAAAAATGCTATAATATAAAAATTAATTTCCTATGCGAAGGCTAATAACACTTTTAGGAGGACACTCATGTCTAAGTCTATCTCCATCTTCGATACCACCCTGCGTGACGGAACACAAGGCGAGGGGATCAGCCTGTCGGCGGATGACAAGCTGAAGATTGCCAGGAAACTCGACGATCTGGGTGTCCACTATATCGAAGGCGGCAATCCGGGCAGCAACAACAAGGACATCGAATTTTTCAAAAGAGTCCAGGAGCTCCATCTGAATGCCAAGATTACCGCATTCGGCAGCACCCGGCGCAAGAACACAGTGGCTGAGCAGGACGAGGGACTGCAGCGGATGATTAACGCCGGCGTTCCGGCGGCTACCCTGGTGGGCAAATCGTGGGATTTCCATGTTCACACTGCCCTGCAGACCACCCTGGAAGAGAACCTGGCCATGACCTTCGACTCCATCTCTTATCTGAAGCGCAAGGGCCTTGAGGTCATCTTCGATGCAGAGCATTTCTTCGACGGCTTCAAGAATAATCCTGAATACGCCGCTGCCGTTCTCACCCGTGCCCGCGAGGCTGGGGCAGACTGGCTGGTGATGTGCGATACGAACGGCGGCACCCTGCCGCATGAGATTCATGATATTGTGACAAGCATTGGTGTACTGCTGCCAGAAGCATCGCTCGGTATTCATACACACAACGATTGTGAGCTTGCGGTTGCCAACACCCTAAGCGCAATCGGCGCCGGTGCCCGGCAGGTCCAGGGGACTATTAACGGCTACGGCGAGCGCTGCGGCAATGCCAATCTGTGCTCCATTATTCCTACGCTTCAACTTAAGATGGGCTACCGCTGCATCCCTGGCGATTCCCTGCCGCAGTTAACCAACACGGCCCGGTTCATCAGCGAGGTAGCCAACGTGAACATGCCGGTGAATCAGCCTTATGTCGGTACAGCCGCATTTGCCCACAAGGGCGGCATCCACGTATCTGCCATTTTGCGCGATTCACGGACGTACGAGCATATCGCCCCTGAACTGGTAGGCAATAAGCAGCGTGTCCTGGTCTCCGAGCTTGCCGGACAGAGCAATGTGCTGTCTAAGGCGCAGGACATGGGCCTCAGCCTTGATCCAAGCAGCGAGCAGGCGCGCAAGGTGATTGACAAGATTAAGAATCTTGAACACCAGGGGTATCAGTTCGAAGGCGCGGATGCTTCGCTTGAATTGCTGCTCCGGGAAGCAACCGGCGAGATGAACGAGCTGTTCACCTTCGAATCATTCAAGATGCTGGTTGAGAAAACCGCCGGCCGCCCTGTCGTCTCCGAAGCCTTCGTTAAGCTGAAGGTCGGCGGCGAGAGCCTGTACACAGCCGCCGAAGGCAACGGACCGGTCAACGCACTCGATAATGCGCTGCGTAAGGCGCTGCAGACCTACTTCCCGCAGCTTAAAGACATGCACCTCTCCGACTATAAGGTCCGCGTGCTGGATGAGCAGGATCAGACCGCCGCGAAGGTACGCGTGCTGATTGAATCCAAGGACTACAGCGACACCTGGAGCACCGTAGGCGTATCCAGCAACGTGATCGAAGCGAGCTGGGAGGCTCTGGTCGATTCCATGCGCTATGCCCTCCTGGGACAGATTTCACTGGACCAGGGAATTCCGGCCAGCAATGAACCGAGAGGTCTGGTCAATCACTGATGCCTGCTTTTCGCTCTCAAGATTCTACAAAGCCCTCCGGGTGCGGAAGTTACTCCGCGCAGGAGGGCTTTTCACTATATGGCTGATTGCCTGTGCTAGGACCCGGTTAGCGCAATAATCTTTTTCTCCAATTCCTCTGCGCTCAGGACCCCCAGAATAATCTCGCTGATGATCCCGTTCTTATCGATCAATACATTGGTCGGGAACACCGCCCCGTTATACTTGTCGAAGATCTGGCCCTTCAGATCATACATCACCGGGAAGGTCAGCATGTACTTCTTGACGAAGCGTTCCGCATTCGGCTTGTAATCCTGGCTGGTCACGTTAATTCCGTATACATCCAGCACCTTGCTGTATTTCATTGCCAGCTTATTCAGCTCAGGAGCCTCCTGCCGGCAAGGATCGCACCAGGAGGCCCAGAAGTTAAGAATGACCGGCTTCTCCCTCGCCCCATCGACCCCATATTGCTTATCCCCCTCCTGCACTGTAAAAGGAGGCGCTTTGAGTCCTGCCGATGCACCAGTCTCCGGTTCCCCCGTCTGCTGCAGGACCGCAACCGCCTTAGGCTCCGATTTCATTTTATGTTCTATGGCAAGAGCGGCCAGAAAAACAATCAAGGCCAGAATCGTTACATTCCGTTTATGGACTGCTTTCATAGAGTTCAGATCCTTTACATGGAGGATTTTTCTCTATTGTACCCCCACTTGCTCCAGTTTCAAACGTTATCATAAAAAAAGAGGATTCCGTCAAAGACGAAATCCCATGAAGAGAGAGGGGTAAAGCTGACAGCGGCCAGGAAAGCCTCCGGCTGTTCGGACCGGACTCTTCCGTACAGCAGAGGCTGGGGAAGCTTCTGCTGCCCGGCTGCCGCAGGAGACCTGCGTACAGCTGCTGGTGCTGCCGCAGCGGGTGGCATGTGTATTGGCCCAGGGCCGATACGCAACGTAGCGCCTGACCCGCCGCCATCCTGATATACCTTAATAAGTGTCCACCTTACATTGCAATCCGGCTAGTCTTACAACAATAGACCTCATGTCCTGCTTAGATAGGCGTACAAGTCGCCTAGTGTATCCACCTGGTTCTTTTGTAAGATCTGGCGGATGTAAGTAACCCACAGCTTCGCTGTCATCTTGGCATCCTCCAGCGCATGGTGACGTCCCTCAATAGGAATCTCATGGATCGCCAGCAGCTCATCCAGCGTGTAATTGCTGCGGTGCGGCTCCAGCCAGCGGGCCAGCATCATTGTATCCAGCACCCGGTGGGTTAACTGGACCTTGGAGGTCTTCCATAAGGCTGCGTTCAGGAATGCCTTATCATGGGCACTTCCGTGCGCCACCAGCACCCTCTGTCCGACGAAAGACATGAAGTTATGCAGGCCATCCATCAGCGGCGGAGCAGAGGAGGTCATCTCGGCTGAGATTCCGGTCAGTCTCGTAATATTGTCAGGAATCGCTGCCCCGCAGTTGACCAGTGTATAGAAGCATTCCTCTGCCTTGACCTCTTCGCCGACCACCCGGATCGCTCCGATAGACATAATCTCGTCTCCTCCTTGATGGGAGAAACCCGTAGTCTCCAGATCGAAAATCACCGTCTCCAGTTCAGAGAGCGGAGTATGCAGCACCTCAGGACGCCGTTTCTCGCGCATCAGAGAACGGATAAAGGCCATTTGCTGGGCTGTCTGCTGCGCCGATTCTCCGCCCCTCATGGAAGCGATGGCAGAGGGCATTCCGCCTTGCCGCAGATTATTCCAGAATCCTCCGCCTTTGCTCGGCTCCTTCATAGCTGTCTCCTTTCCGCTGACCGGAGCTGCCGCTGCAGCGCCTTATGCAGGCGTCTGATCAGCAGCAGGCTTTCCCGCAGCTCCGCCCGGAGCTGCTTATTCTTCAGATCATTCTCCGCATAATAATTACTGCTCACGAGCAGGCCGTCCGTCACCGTAAACGGCGTGTTCACCCGCATCCTGAGCGCTGTCAGACAAGCCCGCCTGATTTCTTCCAGATGCTGATACTGCTCCAGCTTAGTCAGCTCATCCAGCCGCTTCAGTGTCGAAGGAGCTTCAATTCCATGCAGC
The window above is part of the Paenibacillus sp. FSL H8-0048 genome. Proteins encoded here:
- a CDS encoding ferredoxin; this encodes MAKYTWVEKDTCIACGACGATAPDIFDYDDEGLAEVIYENDGNHGNVVIPDDLFDDLQDSADGCPTDSIKIADAPFNKEG
- a CDS encoding pseudouridine synthase — protein: MATGGTANKKQRIDKVLSHMGIGSRSDIRKQAKQGLITVNGAVVKDSGFHVDPEQDRIEVGGEPVLYREFIYLMMNKPPGVLSATEDKRDRTVLDLLKQEHALFEPFPVGRLDKDTVGLLLLTNDGKLAHELLSPRKHVPKTYEATVEGEVDAADVAAFAEGVTLEDGYVTLPAQLSILSRERGSRVLSYISLTITEGKFHQVKRMFVAVGKKVVFLKRVSMGELKLDETLSEGACRELTARELELLRGGGAGE
- a CDS encoding GTP pyrophosphokinase, translated to MDVRDWGTFLLPYEQTVEELKVKFKTMRSELKKREEYTPIEFVTGRVKRLSSILEKAKRLNVKMEDLETGIEDIAGIRIMCQFVEDIRRVAEYIRARKDLEVLYEKDYITNYKESGYRSFHMIIRYPVQTALGQKIVLAEIQIRTLAMNFWATIEHSLNYKYRESLPDEMRVRLKTAAEAASILDSEMSSIREEILEAQKTFEENSNMTTQLLKAIHQLYFYHLVNEAIESQERFNAIWQAQDMDAMKELLDHVRELLSKAKKGSEPDGL
- a CDS encoding L,D-transpeptidase family protein is translated as MKNAQHLKAYVQMHSDNKMAWYLLGKEYYKNGQYGKANYCFNQAGEVYEAFERSKVPAEMLQQYEEGLLESARERQTARLRKRRVLLALMLMLLLLIPAAVAPGIQQGSAGRAAPAANISAVLPETAEEPQVSPQEPISLDFMAVASDAAAGGGGLAAILKSAKTPSATALLGMKRSGKWLLWKKGLPLEATLAKSGEGRIVYQSYNQAACACQPPGPAELKQQGLVWQKQQEELAVLWSALHAYKNIKGAYPEAVQELVRPFPANVLGGITPLMKEAFAPLRSAARGEAPLLSASPQLSGQEAGTPGQEQTGGGRPAAGPGEKLFFKEHLTIIVDKQSYRLAVTSGNVIVRNYPVGLGGDKTPEGEFFIKDKVVNPNGRDNGEFGSRGMQLSDSNYAIHGTNEPGSIGKDESLGCIRMNRKDVEELFAMVPMGTKVQISQGVLPEELVVPEERFPSDSPRNQTNPHKVYHWLN
- a CDS encoding RsmB/NOP family class I SAM-dependent RNA methyltransferase gives rise to the protein MTAQLPGAFAQRMKELLGPEYEQFIDTYQQSPYGGIRANTLKIAVDGLRERSPFTLEPIPWCPSGFYTGEGARPGKHPYYHAGLYYIQEPSAMAPVELLDVQPGDRVLDLCAAPGGKSTQIAAKLQGEGLLVSNDLHPERTKALAKNLELYGVRNGIVLNERPERIAAAFPGFFDRILIDAPCSGEGMFRKDEDMVRQWEPGTPDKYAEMQREILRAAASALKPGGTMVYSTCTFAPEENEEMIAGFLSGHPQFSLVPVGGTGPFAAGLGRLPGAARLWPHKVKGEGHFMAVLRHDGSDGAESQAENVKARNDMRERSLSTAPRSKAGKTDFHSKAVPGKADHGRGGKGGRGSGHGSGSGSGRAGTGPGPQSQRTGGEAVAFAVYADFIEELLGAQPPGHAIWFGDHLYISPLPREALDGLKTVRPGWYAGQIKSGRFVPGHPLATALRPEECSRWVSLSSASGEAVSYLKGETLSIPAGRLSIKEGHAYKGYTLVCIDGFSVGWGKWQDGLLKNEYPAGWRWT
- a CDS encoding quinone-dependent dihydroorotate dehydrogenase, with protein sequence MLYRHFGKPIFFKMDPETAHHLVIGGLNKADLVPGGSAAMRLMYGVPETADLAMDLFGVHFPTPVGLAAGLDKNAEAVGGFSSIGFGFMEVGTVTPVGQPGNDSPRLFRLLPDKALINRMGFNNEGAEAMAERLKKLKKRRIPVAVNIGRNKATPNELAHEDYRKCIRTLYPYGDFFVVNISSPNTPDLRSLQHGSELSNLLSEVKEEMELQRAKTGFTKGLLVKIAPDVSDAELEYMVHTITEAGMDGIIATNTTLSREGLQSDKASETGGLSGQPLSERSTEIIRRIYTQTGGKLPIIGSGGIFTAQDAYDKIRAGASLVEIYTALIYEGPEVNRRVHAGLRQLLRRDGYQRLLDAVGADHH
- a CDS encoding DUF309 domain-containing protein; translation: MAYEPLYLAYLIYFNRDRDYFECHEVLEELWLEKQRDPLYKALLQVAVGLYHFRNANVRGSLILLKQSHEVLGRYPAVTLGVDLAKLVREAGEYVALLEAYGDQPFEYYDLTIRIVDPVLEEEVRLAAESTPPVLPQRRGPQRPDRPRHSPDGA
- a CDS encoding Cof-type HAD-IIB family hydrolase: MKYKLIALDVDGTLLNDDHQLSEENKAAIAEVTRQGGQIVLCTGRSPQNSIPFMEEMGLSGYVLGHNGAATVSVKDRKVLHQYGLDARGLDPYIAYCRERDIHFDVNTAFEMYVDNVENLTKEAHFMYEHFRIMPASLPAWEDFREPIVKFTVFTQSDILDEAQREWATWGEQYNILRSGEFFVDLMHPESSKGNALKHLAAELGIPQEQVLSIGNYYNDISMLTYAGLGVAMANSPVEVKAAADVITGTNNANGVRDALVKYCL